The Chryseolinea soli genome contains a region encoding:
- a CDS encoding carbonic anhydrase family protein: MTKSKKVFTYVCLGMLTVTLSCSKSPCEESKDNLIVETVLTADEQSRLTPDQVIQSLREGNARFCSNDLTARDHSKQVREAARSQFPKAVIVSCLDSRIPVEDIFDKGIGDVFVARVAGNVINEDILGSLEYGCAVAGAKVVVVLGHENCGAIKAGIDNVRTGNITSLVLKIRRAVDHAMATETDPAPENQDFIRAVCLANVQISLNDIHGNSPILKALEKQNKIKIVGALYDINTGRVKFLEGQ; this comes from the coding sequence ATGACAAAATCTAAAAAAGTTTTCACGTACGTCTGTCTTGGCATGCTCACCGTGACGCTGTCATGTTCCAAATCCCCTTGCGAAGAAAGCAAAGACAATCTGATTGTGGAGACCGTGCTCACCGCCGACGAACAATCGCGACTCACACCGGATCAAGTCATTCAAAGCCTACGCGAGGGCAACGCCCGGTTTTGTTCAAACGACCTGACAGCCCGCGATCACAGCAAACAAGTCAGGGAAGCCGCACGCTCACAATTTCCCAAGGCGGTCATCGTCTCCTGCCTCGACTCGCGAATACCGGTAGAAGATATTTTTGATAAAGGCATCGGCGACGTCTTTGTAGCGCGCGTGGCGGGTAATGTGATCAATGAAGATATTCTAGGTAGCCTGGAATATGGCTGCGCGGTGGCCGGTGCAAAGGTGGTGGTGGTGCTCGGTCACGAAAACTGTGGGGCCATCAAGGCCGGCATCGACAACGTGCGCACAGGCAACATCACGTCACTTGTTCTCAAGATCCGCCGCGCCGTCGACCATGCCATGGCTACTGAAACTGACCCTGCGCCGGAAAACCAAGATTTTATCCGTGCAGTATGCCTCGCCAATGTTCAGATTTCCCTGAACGACATCCACGGAAATAGCCCCATTCTGAAAGCCCTTGAAAAGCAGAATAAAATCAAGATCGTCGGTGCACTATACGACATCAACACAGGCCGGGTGAAGTTTCTGGAAGGTCAGTGA
- a CDS encoding sigma-54-dependent transcriptional regulator, producing the protein MNTLLYVDDEIENLTIFKSLFKKEYNILVAASAAEAKQVIKDNAVDLILTDQKMPDQTGLDLLKELVPQYPDMVRIIITGYSQIETVINAINDGKIFYFISKPWDLKHLRSIIEKGLESRNLKLENAKLLEELQVTNKQLHEKNSILLDANEEIKKLKGRLEQENQYLRREISAHNNPSEIVYESKIFEEVLQKVRQVASTNATVLITGQTGTGKELLARAIHTMSNRSNRSMVKVNCAALPANLIESELFGHVKGAFTGALVNKIGLFELADKGTIFLDEIGELPLDLQAKLLRVLQDGDFHKLGDAKATRVDVRVIAATNRDIEEAVNVGNFRSDLFFRLNVFPIHNPSLQERRQDIPALVHHFVNKHSKKIGKEIKQISSATIEQLMLYDWPGNIRELENVIERLIITSPGNELSIGDWKPISAIKKDDGISMLEAEKLHIIRVLEKTNWRIRGTGGAADILNLKPTTLASRMKKLGIYAPQKPIA; encoded by the coding sequence ATGAATACGCTCTTGTATGTTGATGACGAAATTGAAAATCTTACTATTTTCAAATCGCTTTTCAAAAAAGAATACAACATCCTCGTGGCCGCCTCGGCCGCAGAAGCAAAACAGGTCATTAAAGATAACGCCGTAGACCTTATTCTCACCGACCAAAAGATGCCCGATCAAACCGGGCTCGACTTGTTAAAGGAATTGGTGCCGCAATATCCTGACATGGTGCGGATCATCATCACTGGGTACTCTCAAATTGAAACCGTCATCAACGCCATCAACGACGGCAAGATCTTCTACTTCATCTCCAAACCCTGGGATCTGAAGCATTTGCGGAGCATTATCGAAAAGGGTCTGGAATCCAGAAACCTCAAACTCGAGAATGCAAAACTGCTGGAAGAACTGCAGGTCACCAACAAACAACTCCATGAAAAGAATTCCATTCTTCTGGACGCCAACGAAGAGATCAAGAAGCTGAAAGGACGATTGGAACAAGAGAACCAATATTTGCGGCGCGAGATCTCGGCTCACAACAATCCCAGTGAGATTGTGTACGAAAGCAAGATCTTTGAAGAAGTACTGCAAAAAGTCCGTCAGGTGGCCTCCACCAACGCCACCGTGCTGATCACCGGGCAAACGGGTACCGGCAAAGAGTTGTTGGCCCGGGCCATTCACACGATGAGCAATCGCAGCAATCGGAGCATGGTGAAAGTAAATTGCGCCGCGTTGCCCGCCAACCTGATTGAAAGCGAATTGTTCGGGCACGTGAAGGGCGCTTTTACCGGAGCGCTGGTGAACAAGATCGGGCTTTTTGAGCTGGCGGATAAAGGCACAATTTTTCTGGACGAAATCGGCGAACTTCCGCTGGATCTGCAAGCCAAATTGTTGCGCGTACTGCAAGATGGCGACTTCCACAAACTGGGCGATGCCAAGGCCACGCGGGTAGACGTCCGGGTTATCGCCGCCACAAACCGCGATATTGAAGAAGCTGTGAACGTTGGAAATTTCCGGTCAGATCTCTTCTTCCGCCTCAACGTTTTTCCCATTCACAACCCCAGCCTGCAGGAACGGCGTCAGGACATTCCAGCCTTGGTGCATCACTTTGTGAACAAGCATAGCAAGAAGATCGGCAAAGAGATAAAACAGATCTCCTCGGCCACCATCGAACAACTGATGCTTTATGATTGGCCTGGAAACATTCGCGAGCTTGAGAATGTGATCGAACGCCTCATCATTACAAGTCCCGGCAACGAATTGTCTATCGGCGATTGGAAGCCCATCTCCGCCATCAAAAAAGACGATGGCATCTCGATGCTGGAGGCGGAAAAGCTTCACATCATTCGCGTACTCGAAAAAACCAATTGGCGTATCCGGGGAACCGGTGGCGCGGCCGACATTTTAAACCTGAAACCCACCACGCTCGCCTCGCGCATGAAGAAGCTGGGCATCTACGCGCCTCAAAAACCAATAGCTTAA
- a CDS encoding thioredoxin family protein, which translates to MGILQMTGSDIEIQFAEKVLLSKEPVLVEFYKNYSGLSFLAESLLQEFTDDFKDKVLFYKVNLDEYPFFERTYSILEIPTILLFKDGMVSGSVSGPFSKSLLVAAIFDKV; encoded by the coding sequence ATGGGCATACTTCAGATGACCGGAAGCGACATCGAAATTCAGTTCGCCGAAAAAGTGCTGCTCTCCAAGGAACCCGTCCTGGTAGAGTTTTATAAGAACTACAGTGGCTTATCTTTCCTGGCCGAATCGCTCCTGCAGGAATTCACAGACGATTTCAAAGACAAAGTTCTGTTCTACAAAGTCAACCTGGACGAATATCCCTTCTTCGAGCGTACCTATAGCATTTTGGAAATCCCGACGATCCTGTTGTTTAAAGATGGAATGGTTTCGGGTAGCGTGAGCGGTCCTTTTTCCAAAAGCCTGTTGGTGGCCGCAATCTTCGATAAAGTGTAA
- a CDS encoding hybrid sensor histidine kinase/response regulator — protein sequence MQAQHPFTILYVDDENENLIVFKTTFKKHYNILTALSAKEGLEILRSQTVQVLITDQRMPEMSGVDFLELVKREYPDCIRLLMTGYTDSESIILAINKGSVFYFIRKPWVREELFTLLEKCLSFYTLKRRRKELEHQWTRALQDLETFFYKSYHDLKGPISTQLGLLNMIKLDQSPEMTTKYLSLIEEVTLKLDRTLNKVQCLSEVLRDQVTLEAVDIYEIVREILFGFKEDIQSRGIEVLMDDNTIQIMQTDRKLIKSLLETLIENSILYMSDSQIEKEIRIVVYKANDELFFCLFDNGIGINEDILSKVFDAFYKGTYNSKGGGLGLYLAKKITEKLHGTIELKSPGGKGTEAIIRLPEMHPQLASHPV from the coding sequence ATGCAAGCTCAACATCCTTTTACCATACTATATGTTGACGATGAGAATGAAAATTTGATCGTATTTAAAACGACGTTTAAAAAACATTATAACATTCTCACAGCATTGTCGGCCAAAGAAGGGCTTGAGATTCTGCGTAGCCAAACCGTGCAAGTACTCATTACAGACCAACGCATGCCCGAGATGTCAGGCGTTGACTTTTTGGAACTTGTGAAACGGGAATACCCGGATTGCATCCGACTACTGATGACGGGCTATACCGATTCGGAGAGCATCATCCTGGCCATCAACAAGGGGAGTGTTTTTTATTTCATCCGCAAACCCTGGGTAAGAGAAGAACTGTTTACGCTGCTGGAGAAATGTCTTTCCTTTTACACCCTGAAGCGAAGACGGAAAGAGCTCGAGCATCAGTGGACCAGGGCGCTCCAGGACCTGGAGACATTTTTCTATAAATCCTATCACGATCTGAAAGGACCCATCTCCACCCAACTCGGTCTGCTCAACATGATCAAGCTGGACCAGTCTCCTGAGATGACTACAAAGTATCTTTCTCTCATTGAGGAAGTAACACTGAAGCTGGACCGGACGCTTAATAAGGTGCAGTGCTTAAGCGAAGTTTTGAGAGACCAGGTGACACTGGAGGCCGTAGACATCTATGAGATCGTCCGTGAGATCCTGTTCGGGTTCAAGGAGGATATTCAAAGCCGGGGCATCGAAGTGCTGATGGATGACAACACGATCCAAATCATGCAGACGGACCGTAAGCTGATAAAATCGCTGCTGGAAACGCTCATCGAAAACAGCATCCTCTATATGAGCGACAGCCAGATCGAAAAGGAGATCCGCATAGTCGTTTACAAGGCCAACGACGAATTGTTTTTTTGCCTCTTCGACAATGGCATCGGTATAAACGAAGATATACTGTCGAAGGTATTCGATGCGTTTTATAAAGGCACCTATAATTCAAAGGGCGGAGGCCTGGGCCTTTACCTCGCCAAGAAAATAACCGAAAAGCTTCACGGCACCATCGAACTGAAAAGCCCAGGCGGCAAGGGCACCGAAGCCATTATCAGGCTTCCGGAGATGCATCCGCAGTTGGCGAGTCATCCAGTTTGA
- a CDS encoding LutC/YkgG family protein, giving the protein MSSREQILANIKKNQPPLVSLPAATQSTTSGLPDERVHKFVTVLQAIGGQVVPVNSWDAIAAYVSKQFPPPARTINLVQELANDHPLAVLENDPHQLESVTLALLKGHFAVAENGAVWITDTRLGDRALPFICEHLALIVHADAIVPTMHDAYERIAGEAPYEFGTFIAGPSKTADIEQSLVLGAHGAKTLTLFLLSGN; this is encoded by the coding sequence ATGAGCAGTCGCGAACAGATATTGGCCAACATCAAAAAAAATCAACCGCCCCTGGTGTCGCTGCCGGCAGCAACCCAATCCACAACGTCAGGCCTACCGGATGAAAGGGTTCACAAATTCGTCACCGTGCTGCAAGCCATCGGGGGCCAGGTTGTGCCGGTAAACAGCTGGGACGCTATTGCCGCATACGTTTCAAAGCAATTTCCACCACCCGCACGAACGATCAATCTCGTTCAGGAGTTGGCCAACGATCATCCCCTTGCCGTCCTGGAAAACGATCCGCATCAATTGGAAAGTGTAACGCTTGCCCTTCTAAAAGGGCATTTCGCCGTAGCTGAAAATGGAGCGGTATGGATTACCGACACCCGCCTGGGCGATCGCGCGCTTCCCTTTATCTGCGAACACCTTGCCCTGATCGTTCACGCCGACGCGATTGTGCCCACGATGCACGATGCCTACGAGCGTATCGCCGGCGAGGCGCCTTATGAATTCGGAACCTTCATAGCAGGCCCCTCGAAAACGGCCGACATTGAGCAGTCACTGGTGCTCGGCGCACATGGAGCAAAGACCCTTACATTGTTTTTGTTGTCCGGGAACTAG